The Onthophagus taurus isolate NC chromosome 2, IU_Otau_3.0, whole genome shotgun sequence genome includes a window with the following:
- the LOC111413374 gene encoding uncharacterized protein, with product MCEPARLFLPLETLEKLVCSECKGYLRSGPIKVRLDGESVCGKCSVNPKHSAPLIHHKAFEEIIQLISFPCKYYKFGCPEYILYDDNTKHEDSCAFRIYYCPGDRLGCYWKGTSVQLLEHYREKHLELFATTTTFEIDLTEDIEESKLYTQDNVSFLIKFKVSKEDGKFWIIIEHLGHIEETTPVTYKITLHTSEENGLKMVMKERKTSYAPRYTVFDVKNFQVVDINSLLTILENPENIYCSIELKIPPQLIQDIESKLQAIKCPHCLKYMTPPIYICQESHNSCEDCVGYNKKCKSCNKENTYFTRHQSLEVTSASSQLPCRWTSCKFVGDFTNIRKHEKTCHQRRYKCPRCYNWHGSYEQITEHFEKEHETHPLLLTKKVSIARTTRVYDFYLLVFGDIFGCSVFSTDENEKNFSLWYYGLPTFYDKYEYRIHLADKNEEDDSQPEIIKTYKLQKCCATENCFSFNLKIPNEDMTKHDYPESLYFIFEIVERI from the coding sequence ATGTGTGAACCAGCTCGGTTATTTCTACCTTTAGAAACGTTAGAAAAATTAGTGTGTTCTGAATGCAAAGGGTATTTACGTTCCGGTCCAATTAAAGTCCGATTAGATGGTGAGAGTGTATGCGGAAAATGTTCTGTAAATCCAAAACATTCGGCGCCGTTAATTCACCACAAAGCATTCGAGGAAATTATTCAACTAATTAGTTTTCCATGTAAATATTACAAGTTTGGATGTCCTGAATACATTTTATACGATGACAACACAAAACACGAAGATTCCTGTGCGTTTCGAATCTATTATTGCCCCGGAGATCGATTGGGTTGTTATTGGAAAGGAACAAGTGTTCAATTATTGGAACATTACCGAGAAAAACATTTGGAACTGTTCGCTACAACAACAACTTTTGAAATAGATTTAACCGAAGATATTGAAGAATCTAAACTTTACACGCAAGATAACGtaagttttcttattaaattcaaagtttctaaaGAAGATGGAAAATTTTGGATCATTATTGAACATCTTGGGCATATTGAAGAGACGACTCCGGTTACTTACAAAATAACGTTACATACTTCAGAAGAAAATGGATTAAAAATGGTTATGAAAGAGAGAAAAACTTCCTACGCGCCGCGTTATACagtttttgatgttaaaaatttccaaGTTGTTGACATTAATTCGCTTTTAACTATATTAGAAAACCCGGAAAATATTTACTGCTCAATAGAACTAAAAATACCTCCTCAACTCATTCAAGATATCGAATCTAAGTTGCAAGCAATTAAATGTCctcattgtttaaaatatatgaCACCACCAATATACATTTGCCAAGAGAGTCACAATTCCTGCGAAGATTGTGTTgggtataataaaaaatgtaaaagttgCAACAAAGAGAATACTTATTTCACTCGACATCAATCTCTCGAGGTCACATCAGCAAGTTCTCAATTACCGTGTAGATGGACATCGTGTAAATTTGTTGGAGATTTCACCAATATTCGAAAACACGAAAAAACTTGCCATCAGCGTCGATATAAATGTCCCCGTTGTTACAATTGGCATGGTTCCTACGAGCAAATAACCGAACATTTCGAAAAAGAACACGAAACCCATCCACTtctgttaacaaaaaaagtatCAATTGCAAGAACAACTAGAGTGTacgatttttatcttttagtaTTTGGCGATATTTTTGGGTGTTCCGTATTTTCAACTGACGAAAACGAAAAGAACTTTTCCCTTTGGTATTATGGCTTACCAACATTTTACGATAAATACGAGTATCGTATTCATCTAGCAGATAAAAACGAGGAAGATGATTCACAaccggaaattattaaaacatataaattacaaaagtgTTGCGCTACCGAAAATtgcttttcatttaatttaaaaattcctaatgAAGATATGACAAAACACGATTACCCAGAAAGtttgtatttcatttttgaaatagtcGAACGAATTTAA